A window of Argopecten irradians isolate NY chromosome 1, Ai_NY, whole genome shotgun sequence contains these coding sequences:
- the LOC138320745 gene encoding alanine--glyoxylate aminotransferase-like gives MNHLANYWGCDNEPRRYHHTGPIASVYALREGLSRLAEEGLAASWENHRQCAEMLHEGLTNLGLELLVKDKSLRLPCVTGIKVPTDVNWKNVTDYAMKTYRVEISGGLGDLAGKIWRVGIMGYNATPDNVKLVLRALKEGIQLERQKSKL, from the exons ATGAATCACCTAGCAAATTATTGGGGTTGTGACAACGAGCCTCGACG ATATCATCACACAGGTCCTATAGCGAGTGTGTACGCCTTGAGGGAGGGACTGTCTAGACTGGCGGAAGAG ggGCTCGCGGCAAGTTGGGAAAACCATAGGCAATGTGCAGAGATGCTACATGAAGGTTTGACGAACCTCGGTCTAGAACTATTAGTTAAGGACAAG TCCCTCAGACTGCCATGTGTAACCGGCATTAAGGTTCCGACTGATGTCAACTGGAAAAACGTGACTGACTACGCAATGAAAAC GTACAGAGTGGAGATATCTGGCGGACTTGGAGATTTGGCGGGAAAAATTTGGCGTGTAGGAATTATGGGATATAACGCCACACCTGATAATGTAAAACTAGTACTACGGGCTTTGAAGGAGGGCATCCAACTAGAACGACAGAAGTCTAAACTGTAA